The following nucleotide sequence is from Prosthecobacter sp..
GATGGGACAGCAGCACCACACGGTGATCAGCATGGGAAAGGTGAAGAGGCTGGCGATCATGGTGACACCGCAGGGCGGCGGTGATTTCAAAGACGAGGCCTGGGAGGCGGTGTCCACGATTCGCGCGATCCTGCGGCAGCAGGACGAGCCGATGGCCGTGACGATGCAGACCGTGTTTGTGCGCGACCGTGAGGATGTGGCGACTGCCGAGCTGCTGTTCGAGGCGTGCTACGGCGAGAAGATGCCGCTGACGCTGTTCGTGGTGCAGCCGCCGTGTGACGGACGCGGGCTGGCAATTGAGGCCTGGGCGGTGAGCACGAGCACGGCAAAGGTGGAGTATCACAACGAGCATCTCGTCACGGTGAGCTACGATGACATGCGCTGGATTTACGCGTCGGGCGGCTCTCTGCATCGGGAGGGGCGCACCGCCTACGACCAGTCGCTGGAGGCTTTTGAAAGCATGAAGCGGGCGTTGGCGGAGGGCGGAGCCTCTTTTGAGGACGTGGTGCGCGTGTGGCTTTACCAAGGCTGCATTACCGAGGAGGTGGATGGCGTGGAACGCTACCGGGAACTGAACCGTGCGCGGACGGACTTCTTCGCGAACATTGCCTTCGATCACCGGCCCATCCCGGTGGGGCACAATGGACACGCGATTTACCCGGCGAGCACGGGCATCGGCACACGCTGTCACGGCCTGATCACGGCCTGCATGGCTTTGCAAACCGAGCGAAAAGACGTGGCGTTGCTGCCCCTGGAGAATCCGCTGCAAACCTCAGCTTTTGAATATCCCAAAGAGTATTCCGCGAAGAGTCCGAAGTTTGCGCGGGCGATGGCAGTGCGCATGGGCGACCATGTGACGACATGGATCTCCGGCACGGCGAGCATCGTGAACGCAGAAACGGTTCACATCGGTGACATCGAGAAGCAGACCGAGCAAACCCTGACAAACATCGAACGGTTGATCGACGCGCAGAATTTCGCGCGGCTCGGCTGGGCGGACGCCGGTGCGACCTTGGACGATCTGGCGAAGATCCACGTCTATGTGAAGCACGCGGAGGACTATGAGAAGTGCCGCGCTGTGTGCGAGCGACGGCTCGGGCGCATCCCCGCGATCTACGCGCAGGCGGATGTGTGCAGGCCTGATTTGCTCGTCGAAATCGAGGGCGTGGCGTTTTCGCATCTCCGCAAACCAGCCCACTTTCCTGGAGGTGATTTATGAGCCTCTGCCGTCTGATCATCTTGCTGATGCCGCTGGCAGTTTCGCCTGCGGCGCATCCCGTGTTTGAAGCTGGCCCGGTTCAAGTGCGTGCCGGAGCCAAATTGAAATCAAGCGAGCGCGTGGACGAGCTGGTCTTTAGTCGCCAGGACGAACTGGGCATCAAACGCGCCCATCTCTGCTCGGACGCGGTGTTTGTGCGCCGCGCCTTTCTGGCCGTGATCGGCACGCTGCCGACGGAGGCGGAAGCGCGGGGCTTTGTGGCGGCCAAGGAACCGGACAAACGTGCGAAACTCATCGAGATCCTCATCCAACGGCCTGAGTTCACGGATTTCTGGGCGATGAAGTGGGGTGATGTGCTGCGCGTGAAGGCGGAGTTTCCCATCAAGCTGTGGCCGAATGCGGTGCAGGCCTACCACCGCTGGATTCACACGAGCGTGCGTGAAAACAAGCCTCTGCACATCTTCACGCGGCAACTATTGCTCGCGAACGGCAGCAACTTCCGCGAGGGCGAGGTGAATTTTTACCGCGCCATGCAGGATCGCAGCCCGCAGGGCGTCGCAGCGACGGTGGCGCTGAGCTTCATGGGTGAGCGTGCCGACAAATGGCCGAAAAAGAAGCTGGACGCGATGGCAGGCTTCTTTTCACAAGTGGCCTACAAATCGACGGCAGAATGGAAGGAGGAGATCGTCTATTTCGACCCTACGGCAGACAAGGACGGCATCACGAAGCACGCCATATTCCCGGACGGCACGCCCGCCGGAATCAAGGCGGGCCTGGATGATCCACGGGTGGTTTTTTGCGAGTGGCTGCTGCGACCGGAGAACCCTTGGTTCTGCCGGAGTATGGCGAACCGCATCTGGTCGTGGCTGATGGGACGGGGCATCGTGCATGAGCCGGATGACTTCCGTGCGGACAATCCGCCATCGAATCCGGCACTGCTGTTTTTTTTGGAAAAGGAGTTCGCTGCCTCGAAGTGCGACATGCGGCATCTCTTCCGCGTCATCCTCAATTCGCAGACCTTCCAGCTTTCCTCGATTCCGGCGCAGGATACGCCGGAAGCTGCGGCGCAGTTTGCGCATTACCCCATGCGGAGGCTGGAGGCGGAGGTGCTCGTGGATGCGCTGAATCAGATCACCGCGACGAAGGAAACCTACAGCAGCCCGATCCCCGAGCCGTTTACGTTCATACCGGAGAACGTACGCGGCATCGCTCTCGCGGACGGCAGCATCACGAGCACGTTTTTGGAGCTGTTTGGCCGCCCGCCTCGCGACACCGGCTTTGAGTCAGAGCGCAATCTGAGCACGAGCCCCGCACAGCGGCTGCATCTGCTGAACTCCAGCCATGTGCTCGGTAAAATCAAAGCCTGCCCGCTGGTGGCGGATGCGGATGCCGGGGACCACGATCTGAACAAACTGGCCGACAAAATCTATCTCACGCTACTCTCACGCACGCCCACGGCGGATGAGATCACCGCGTTGAAGGCGCACATGACCT
It contains:
- a CDS encoding DUF1553 domain-containing protein; this translates as MSLCRLIILLMPLAVSPAAHPVFEAGPVQVRAGAKLKSSERVDELVFSRQDELGIKRAHLCSDAVFVRRAFLAVIGTLPTEAEARGFVAAKEPDKRAKLIEILIQRPEFTDFWAMKWGDVLRVKAEFPIKLWPNAVQAYHRWIHTSVRENKPLHIFTRQLLLANGSNFREGEVNFYRAMQDRSPQGVAATVALSFMGERADKWPKKKLDAMAGFFSQVAYKSTAEWKEEIVYFDPTADKDGITKHAIFPDGTPAGIKAGLDDPRVVFCEWLLRPENPWFCRSMANRIWSWLMGRGIVHEPDDFRADNPPSNPALLFFLEKEFAASKCDMRHLFRVILNSQTFQLSSIPAQDTPEAAAQFAHYPMRRLEAEVLVDALNQITATKETYSSPIPEPFTFIPENVRGIALADGSITSTFLELFGRPPRDTGFESERNLSTSPAQRLHLLNSSHVLGKIKACPLVADADAGDHDLNKLADKIYLTLLSRTPTADEITALKAHMTSSYSSGRELAADIVWALINQPEFYFNH
- a CDS encoding Rid family hydrolase, whose translation is MPPCLMGQQHHTVISMGKVKRLAIMVTPQGGGDFKDEAWEAVSTIRAILRQQDEPMAVTMQTVFVRDREDVATAELLFEACYGEKMPLTLFVVQPPCDGRGLAIEAWAVSTSTAKVEYHNEHLVTVSYDDMRWIYASGGSLHREGRTAYDQSLEAFESMKRALAEGGASFEDVVRVWLYQGCITEEVDGVERYRELNRARTDFFANIAFDHRPIPVGHNGHAIYPASTGIGTRCHGLITACMALQTERKDVALLPLENPLQTSAFEYPKEYSAKSPKFARAMAVRMGDHVTTWISGTASIVNAETVHIGDIEKQTEQTLTNIERLIDAQNFARLGWADAGATLDDLAKIHVYVKHAEDYEKCRAVCERRLGRIPAIYAQADVCRPDLLVEIEGVAFSHLRKPAHFPGGDL